The Pseudomonadota bacterium DNA segment AAACCCCCTGAAACTCTTTGCCTTAAGGCAGTGTGCAAAAAAGATCGTATACGATTATGATGATGCAGTCATGTACGGCACAAGGAAAGAGAGCACAACCAGAAGGTCCCGCTTTAAAATGACTGTGAAATGTGCTGATGCGGTATTTTGCGGAAACCCCTTTCTCTTAAGTGAAGCAAAAAAGTACAAAAACGCAGGTACATATTACGTACCTACAGTTGTCGATACTGACGAATACCCGGTGAAAGTACATGAAGAACATGGCCCCCTTGTAGTCGGCTGGATGGGAAGCAGTTCCACATTAAAATATATATCTGATATTAGAGAACTTTTTCTTTCTTTTCGTCACAACGGGAATGTAATATTTAAATTTGTGGCAGATAAGCCTTCCGGCATGGAGAGCGAAGGGATAGTATTTGAAAAGTGGGAGAAAGACAAAGAAAAATCATTACTCTTGAGCTTTGATGCAGGGATCATGCCTGCAAGGGACGATATATGGTCACAGGGCAAGTGCGGGCTCAAGCTCATTCAGTATATGGCAACAGGACTTCCGTCTATAGCTCATCCCGTTGGTGTTGCAAATGATATAATAAAAGACGGGGTAAATGGTTTTTTACGGAATGATCTGCCCGGCTGGAAAGATGCTGTTGAGATGCTCTCAAATAATGCAGCTTTAAGAAACAATATGGGAAAGGCAGCGAGGGAGTTTGCTGAAACAAAGTATTCTTTGAAGCTCTGGGGTTCTAAAGTAGCTGAAATAATAGGCAGCATATGAAATCTCAAACAACCGACAGCATAAAGTGGTTTTTAGATGAAAACGGGCTGATTGTCGCATTGAGCGATCTTCCCTTTCAAGAAGAAATGAAAAGAGGTTATTTTGCCTGCGATTATAAGGGCAAAGGAATATTTATAAAATTCTTCAAGGAAAAGAACGTTTCCGGTTATATAAGGAATAAGGTATCGCCAAGGGGCAAGAAAGAATACAAAGCAGGGAAAAGGCTGCTTGCACTCTCTGTTATGACCCCTGAACCGCTCGGGTACGGCATTTCAGACAAAGGTTCATATATAGTCCAGGAACGGATAGAGGGAGACACCTTTGTCAACGTATTCTTTGAAAGCAAAGATCGGTCAGGGCTCCTGTTGAAGCTTGCAGATCTTCTCAGGACGTTAAAGGCACAAGGGGTAGTGCATAATGATCTCCATCTGAACAATATTATTGTTTACAGTGATAATCTATATCTTATTGATTTGCATAAAATGCAATTTAAAGGGCATATCGGTTTGAAAGACGAGGTGTCAAGTCTGTCCCATGCGATTACCATGCTGTACGACGATATGACGGAAGATGAAAAATATCTTTTTTTCAGCAAATACGGCGGGCAGAATATAAGAGCGTACGTTGAAGAAGAAATGGGAAGGCTGTGGGAAAGGTGGATCAGAAAAAAACAGAAAAGGGCCTTTGAAAATACCTCAAAAATAATCGTCAGAGGAGATTATTTCTGTATGGCAGAGACGGAAATCCCTGTGGACGGCCAGCCTGTTAGGTTAATCAAGAAAGATAAAAAGATCGTCGTTGAGAGGCACATTAATCATATACGGAAATATTATCGTAACAGAAGAAGACTTGAACTGGCATGGAAAAACCATGTTGCATTAAAATACTTAGATCTTCGTGTAACGCCCGAACCGTATTGCTTGAAACGTCCTTCTCTTTCTTCCTGGGGGTACATTGCCATGGAAGACCTTGCCGGTTCAGGTGTTGAGTTTGACAGGTATCTTGATAAGACCTACGACCTTATGGACAGAGACAGGAAAGCAGCCTTTATTGAAGAATTCTCCCAATTTCTTGCGTTGCTCTTCAAGAAAAAAATCGCCCACAGAGACCTGAAGGGGTGCAATATATTTGTACTGAATGACTGCAGCTTTGTCCTCCTGGACGTGGAAGATATCCTCTTCGTTGTCATAGAAGAAGAAAGGCTGAAACGGATGCTGGTACAATTGAATACTACAATTCCAAGGCGAATAAGCATGAACGACAGGATGCGTTTATTCCTGAAGGCAACAAAGGGCATAAATCTTGATAAGAAAAAGGTCTTCAGAGATGTACAGAAAGAATCATTGAAAGAAGAAATTGTCTATGAAGGAGTATCCGGCCTTCAACGCGAATCCTGGTAAAGTTTTTAAGCAGACTCTGTTTGTCAATACAACGAAAATTTGTTAGAATCAGGAACATATTTATGCATAAAAACAACAACATTCTTAAGCTTTCTGTGAAAGGAGGGGTTTTAGCAATATCGTTGGTTCTTGCGATTTGTTATCCCCATATCCTTGTAAA contains these protein-coding regions:
- a CDS encoding glycosyltransferase family 4 protein, encoding MKILFFTHNIFNSENPKGYRIHQYFPYLEKKGFEIELLTTRTNFSKILKHASQADVVYLQRLLLNPLKLFALRQCAKKIVYDYDDAVMYGTRKESTTRRSRFKMTVKCADAVFCGNPFLLSEAKKYKNAGTYYVPTVVDTDEYPVKVHEEHGPLVVGWMGSSSTLKYISDIRELFLSFRHNGNVIFKFVADKPSGMESEGIVFEKWEKDKEKSLLLSFDAGIMPARDDIWSQGKCGLKLIQYMATGLPSIAHPVGVANDIIKDGVNGFLRNDLPGWKDAVEMLSNNAALRNNMGKAAREFAETKYSLKLWGSKVAEIIGSI